One part of the Nematostella vectensis chromosome 8, jaNemVect1.1, whole genome shotgun sequence genome encodes these proteins:
- the LOC116613807 gene encoding piggyBac transposable element-derived protein 4-like — MRTRRRQARVKRATSEESDEEREEANAEWTYSVTEINVSPFTEDIGPTAQLPAVAGALDFFKLLFTDEIPEEIVLETNRNAAQKTRIVSDPKWYATTKDELCAYFGIRFLQGIKSVPSERHYWSKNEFLSVKKIKDVMPRDRYLKITQYLHYNNSATAKPRGHPEHDKLHLIRPLITKLGESFLVQYKPNRENAIDEGLVKFKGRLAYKQYMPMKPVKRGIKVWIRADSITHYVSRFQVYTGKPQQGQEARPRQKSCGGTFHRRN, encoded by the coding sequence ATGAGGACGAGGAGGAGGCAAGCGAGAGTGAAGAGAGCGACGAGTGAAGAGAGCGACGAGGAACGTGAAGAAGCTAACGCGGAGTGGACATATTCTGTCACCGAAATCAATGTCTCTCCGTTTACCGAGGATATTGGTCCAACAGCACAACTACCAGCAGTGGCAGGGGCTTTAGACTTTTTCAAGCTCCTCTTCACAGACGAGATTCCCGAAGAAATAGTCCTTGAGACTAACCGTAATGCCGCGCAAAAGACGAGGATTGTGAGCGACCCGAAGTGGTACGCAACAACGAAGGACGAACTTTGTGCATACTTCGGAATACGCTTTCTTCAAGGTATCAAATCCGTCCCCTCTGAACGGCACTATTGGTCAAAGAATGAATTCCTTTCGGTCAAGAAGATCAAGGATGTCATGCCAAGAGATAGATACCTAAAAATCACACAGTATCTTCATTACAACAACTCTGCAACGGCAAAGCCACGCGGTCATCCCGAGCACGACAAGCTTCACCTCATCCGGCCACTTATAACAAAGCTTGGAGAAAGTTTTCTCGTCCAGTATAAGCCAAACAGGGAGAATGCGATCGACGAGGGCCTTGTTAAATTTAAGGGACGGCTTGCCTATAAGCAGTACATGCCGATGAAGCCTGTGAAGCGTGGCATCAAGGTTTGGATTCGTGCGGACTCCATTACGCACTACGTGTCACGCTTCCAGGTCTACACTGGCAAACCACAacaaggccaagaagctcGGCCTCGGCAGAAGAGTTGTGGAGGAACTTTCCACCGAAGGAACTGA